The Mauremys reevesii isolate NIE-2019 linkage group 13, ASM1616193v1, whole genome shotgun sequence genome contains a region encoding:
- the LOC120381339 gene encoding von Willebrand factor A domain-containing protein 5A-like isoform X2: MRSCGLLNSSNKPVPLRSGSVTVLIRGFVADVGCELLYRNDEQGPVEAVFVFPVDAEAAVYAFQARLGGACIQAQLREKKQAQEMYGDALAGGQSSFLLQQEGAGGDVFSCSLGNLPPGEEAALTLRYVCELPLEPDGAARYMLPAVLRPRYTPHGWDGEDVTQGVPRVPQGELPYTLSLSATLQSPHGIDRVLSNCSLTPLSYTAGNWTSAQVSLAEAPPWGRDVELLVYYAEPHKPSAVLELGLPGAEPGSLMGDPAVMVTLLPSLPEAVPGQSPSGEFIFLLDRSGSMRCPIDGRDRSPQRIDSAKETLVLLLKSLPLGCYFNIYGFGSRFESFYPQSVAYTQQTMAESLQRIQQLQADLGGTEILAPLRAIYRSPCRDGHPRQLFVFTDGEVGNTKDVITEVQRHQRSHR, translated from the exons ATGAGGAGCTGCGGCCTCCTGAACAGTTCCAACAAGCCGG tgcccctgcGCAGCGGCTCGGTGACGGTGCTGATCCGAGGCTTTGTGGCGGACGTGGGCTGTGAGCTGCTCTACAGGAACGATGAGCAGGGGCCCGTGGAGGCCGTGTTCGTGTTCCCCGTGGACGCCGAGGCGGCCGTCTACGCCTTCCAGGCCCGCCTGGGGGGCGCCTGCATCCAGGCCCAGCTCCGCGAGAAGAAACag GCACAAGAGATGTATGGAGACGCGCTGGCCGGGGGGCAGAGCTCCTTCTTGCTGCAGCAGGAAGGGGCCGGGGGCGATGTTTTCAGCTGCTCCCTGGGGAACCTGCCCCCTGGGGAGGAGGCGGCGCTGACCCTGCGCTACGTCTGCGAGCTGCCGCTGGAGCCAGATGGAGCCGCCCGCTACATGCTGCCAGCTGTGCTGCGCCCCCGCTACACGCCCCATG GGTGGGACGGGGAGGACGTCACCCAGGGGGTCCCGCGAGtcccccagggggagctgcccTACACCCTGAGCCTGAGCGCCACACTGCAGTCACCCCACGGCATCGACCGCGTGCTCTCCAATTGCTCCCTCACCCCCCTGAGCTACACGGCCGGGAACTGGACCAGCGCCCAG GTGTCTCTGGCCGAGGCCCCCCCGTGGGGCCGGGACGTGGAGCTGCTGGTGTATTACGCGGAGCCGCACAAACCCAGCGCGGTGCTGGAGCTCGGGTTGCCCGGAGCAGAGCCAG GCTCCCTGATGGGCGACCCAGCCGTGATGGTGACCctactgcccagcctgcctgaggCGGTGCCGGGCCAGAGCCCATCCGGGGAGTTCATCTTCCTGCTGGACCGCTCCGGCAGCATGCGGTGCCCCATCGACGGCCGAGACCGCTCACCCCAGCGCATCGACAGCGCCAAG GAGACCCTGGTCCTGCTGTTGAAGAGTTTGCCCCTGGGCTGTTATTTCAACATCTACGGCTTTGGGTCTCGGTTCGAGTCCTTCTACCC GCAGAGCGTGGCATACACCCAACAGACCATGGCCGAGTCCCTGCAGCgcatccagcagctccaggcCGACCTGGGGGGCACCGAGATCTTGGCGCCGCTACGAGCCATTTACCGCAGCCCCTGCCGGGACGGGCACCCACGCCAG CTGTTCGTGTTCACGGACGGGGAGGTGGGGAACACCAAGGACGTCATCACTGAGGTGCAGCGTCACCAGAGGTCCCACAGGTAA